One window of Candidatus Polarisedimenticolia bacterium genomic DNA carries:
- a CDS encoding glycosyltransferase family 39 protein, whose protein sequence is MIRLSSLPTRARDGFLIVLASLMMSGVFTTFVRPAWPPNDPDYDSFYRPLAQSILAGNGYRTSSGELFVVYPPGLSCVIAGIYWIAGATGSSEGVVLGLFNVLCSAVVALLIYLIGAWVFVRWAALAGALVWVAYPLQLWLVRLPNTEMPFMVLLFAAIYLVVRAGFRGTSLALASLSAGALIGVGSLFRPFGLLISLALVPFLWVSGERGAPATRRLLPCLLILLGNLATVLPWEGWVYRETGMVIPLSTNGRTAMLDGLTIDASPDLPGQVLTIPADVRRLLETVTARAEQLQSPGDVARFLLSDAKSHPLTAVKLILVKAVRALYATDSQRFERWVALLQLPFYLLALLGALRAWASGPAARRFLWLVVPLWVYSWAMTIMVLSIVRYMLPPFGLVSILVGIGICDLLGRAFPRLGLPHEPSRLNGVLTPGGPGS, encoded by the coding sequence CCTGATCGTGCTGGCCTCACTCATGATGAGCGGGGTGTTCACCACCTTCGTCAGACCGGCGTGGCCTCCCAATGATCCCGACTACGACAGCTTCTACCGTCCGCTGGCTCAAAGCATCCTGGCCGGAAATGGCTACCGCACTTCCTCCGGCGAGCTCTTCGTGGTCTATCCCCCCGGGCTCTCGTGTGTCATCGCCGGGATCTACTGGATTGCCGGCGCGACGGGTTCGAGCGAAGGGGTCGTCCTGGGGCTGTTCAACGTGCTGTGCTCCGCGGTGGTCGCCCTGCTGATCTATCTCATCGGTGCATGGGTCTTCGTAAGGTGGGCGGCGCTCGCCGGCGCGCTCGTATGGGTCGCCTATCCGCTCCAGCTCTGGTTGGTGAGGCTCCCGAACACCGAGATGCCTTTCATGGTGCTCTTGTTCGCGGCGATCTACCTGGTGGTCCGCGCCGGCTTCCGGGGCACCTCCCTGGCCCTCGCGTCATTGTCGGCCGGCGCCCTGATCGGCGTGGGCTCTTTGTTTCGGCCGTTCGGCCTGCTCATCAGCCTGGCCCTGGTGCCTTTTCTGTGGGTTTCAGGGGAGCGCGGGGCCCCTGCGACCCGGCGCCTCCTTCCTTGTCTTCTCATTCTGCTGGGGAATCTCGCGACGGTTCTTCCCTGGGAAGGATGGGTCTATCGGGAAACCGGCATGGTGATCCCCCTATCCACGAATGGCCGGACCGCCATGCTGGATGGCTTGACGATCGACGCAAGTCCCGATCTGCCGGGGCAGGTCCTCACCATTCCCGCCGACGTTCGACGGCTCCTGGAGACCGTCACGGCGCGGGCGGAACAACTTCAATCGCCGGGAGATGTTGCCCGGTTCCTCCTGAGTGATGCGAAATCCCATCCGCTGACGGCGGTGAAGCTCATCCTGGTGAAGGCCGTGCGCGCCTTGTACGCGACCGACAGCCAGCGTTTCGAGCGCTGGGTGGCCCTGCTGCAGCTGCCTTTCTACCTGCTGGCTCTCCTCGGTGCGCTGCGGGCGTGGGCTTCCGGTCCGGCGGCGCGCCGGTTCCTCTGGCTGGTCGTGCCGTTGTGGGTTTATTCCTGGGCCATGACCATCATGGTGCTTTCGATTGTGCGATACATGCTGCCGCCCTTCGGGCTGGTGTCGATCCTGGTCGGCATCGGGATATGCGATCTCCTGGGGCGGGCTTTCCCGCGTCTCGGACTGCCTCACGAGCCGTCCCGCCTCAATGGCGTCTTGACACCGGGTGGACCGGGATCCTAA